The Mucilaginibacter mallensis genome has a segment encoding these proteins:
- the glmS gene encoding glutamine--fructose-6-phosphate transaminase (isomerizing), with amino-acid sequence MCGIVGYIGYRDAYPIIIKGLHRLEYRGYDSAGIALLDTDLKVYKKAGKVSDLENFVKDIPMAGSMGMGHTRWATHGAPSDRNSHPHSSGDRKLTIIHNGIIENYGIIKETLLAKGHVFKSDTDTEVLIHLVEDIIQETGLDLREAVRAALNKVIGAYAIVIMSADEPDLLIAARKGSPMVIGVGKGEYFIASDATPIVEYTKNVIYLNDNEIAFVHRDSLLVKNIDNTVQTPYIQELDLKLEMLEKGGYDHFMLKEIYEQPRSIRDCMRGRIYPEQGKVQLGGIKEYTEKLKNVDRIIIVACGTSWHAGLVGEYLIEEYARVPVEVEYASEFRYRNPIITEKDLVIAISQSGETADTMAAIELAKEKGATIFGVCNVVGASIPRTTHAGVYTHAGPEIGVASTKAFTAQVTVLTLMAFYIAQQRGTITRSKLVEYLTELNQIPELVERTLKVNDKVKEIAERFKDSNNCIFLGRGSSFPVALEGALKLKEISYIHAEGYPAAEMKHGPIALIDDAMPVVFIATKNSSYEKVVSNIQEVKARGGHVIAIVSEGDVDVKEMAEYTIEIPQTSEAFVPLLATIPLQLLAYHIAVMRGCNVDQPRNLAKSVTVE; translated from the coding sequence ATGTGCGGAATTGTAGGTTACATTGGTTACAGGGATGCTTATCCTATTATAATAAAAGGTTTACACCGGTTGGAGTACCGCGGTTATGACAGTGCAGGTATAGCCTTGCTTGATACCGATCTTAAGGTTTATAAAAAAGCCGGTAAGGTAAGCGACCTTGAAAATTTTGTTAAAGATATACCCATGGCCGGTTCAATGGGTATGGGCCATACCCGCTGGGCAACACACGGCGCGCCAAGCGATCGTAACTCACACCCGCATTCATCGGGCGACCGTAAGCTTACCATTATCCACAATGGCATAATTGAAAATTACGGTATCATTAAAGAAACTTTATTAGCTAAAGGGCATGTTTTTAAAAGTGATACTGATACCGAGGTGTTGATTCACCTGGTTGAAGACATTATACAGGAAACCGGGCTCGACCTGCGTGAGGCTGTACGTGCTGCTTTAAATAAAGTAATAGGCGCTTACGCCATTGTTATAATGAGTGCCGATGAACCCGATCTGCTGATTGCCGCCCGCAAAGGCAGCCCAATGGTGATAGGTGTAGGCAAAGGCGAATATTTTATAGCGTCAGATGCTACGCCTATTGTGGAGTACACTAAAAATGTGATCTACCTAAATGATAACGAGATCGCGTTTGTACACCGTGATAGCTTGCTGGTCAAAAACATCGACAACACTGTTCAAACCCCGTACATACAGGAACTCGATCTGAAGCTGGAAATGCTGGAAAAAGGTGGTTACGATCACTTTATGCTCAAGGAGATCTATGAGCAGCCACGTTCCATACGTGATTGTATGAGAGGAAGGATCTATCCCGAGCAGGGCAAAGTACAGTTGGGCGGGATAAAGGAATACACCGAAAAACTGAAGAATGTCGACCGTATCATCATCGTTGCCTGTGGTACATCATGGCATGCGGGTTTGGTTGGTGAATATTTGATTGAAGAGTATGCACGTGTACCTGTTGAAGTGGAGTATGCTTCGGAGTTCAGGTATCGTAACCCTATAATTACGGAAAAGGACCTGGTAATAGCCATTTCACAATCCGGCGAAACCGCCGATACCATGGCTGCCATTGAACTGGCTAAAGAAAAAGGCGCTACTATTTTTGGTGTTTGTAACGTGGTGGGCGCATCAATCCCACGTACTACGCATGCAGGGGTTTATACCCACGCTGGCCCCGAAATTGGTGTGGCATCAACCAAAGCATTTACCGCGCAGGTTACTGTTTTAACGCTGATGGCATTTTATATTGCCCAGCAACGCGGCACTATTACCCGCAGCAAACTGGTAGAATATTTAACCGAATTGAACCAGATACCTGAATTGGTTGAACGTACTTTAAAGGTTAATGATAAAGTTAAAGAGATAGCTGAGCGGTTTAAAGACTCAAATAATTGCATATTCTTAGGTCGCGGAAGCTCGTTCCCGGTAGCGCTTGAGGGTGCTTTAAAATTAAAGGAGATCTCCTACATACACGCCGAAGGCTACCCTGCCGCTGAAATGAAACACGGCCCTATCGCGCTGATTGATGATGCGATGCCGGTTGTGTTTATCGCTACCAAAAACTCATCATACGAAAAAGTGGTGAGTAATATACAGGAAGTAAAAGCACGCGGAGGCCATGTAATAGCCATCGTATCCGAAGGTGATGTGGATGTAAAGGAAATGGCCGAGTACACCATTGAAATACCACAAACCAGCGAAGCCTTTGTGCCCCTGCTGGCAACCATACCTTTACAGTTACTTGCATACCACATTGCGGTAATGCGCGGCTGTAACGTTGATCAGCCACGAAATCTGGCAAAATCAGTTACGGTAGAGTAA
- a CDS encoding aconitate hydratase, whose product MAFDLDMIKKVYDRYSTRVAAARKATGKHLTLTEKILYAHLSEGDAQQAFGRGVDYVDFAPDRVAMQDATAQMALLQFMQAGRPQVAVPSTVHCDHLIQAKVGADTDLQTAKDVNAEVYDFLASVSDKYGIGFWKPGAGIIHQVVLENYAFPGGMMIGTDSHTPNAGGLGMIAIGVGGADACDVMAGLPWELKFPKLIGVKLTGKLSGWTSAKDVILKVAGILTVKGGTGAIVEYFGEGARSLSATGKGTICNMGAEIGATTSIFGYDEKAATYLSGTSRADIAELANAIKEHLTGDDEVYANPEQYFDQVIEINLSELEPHVNGPFTPDLAWPISKFATAVKENNWPVKLEVGLIGSCTNSSYEDITRSASIAKQAIDKHLKTKAEFTITPGSELVRYTVERDGYLGTFESMGGVVLANACGPCIGQWARHTDDPTRKNSIITSFNRNFAKRQDGNPNTHAFVASPEIVTAFAIAGDLTFNPLTDTLTNLNGEQVKFDEPVGIEMPIKGYAVEDAGYQAPAEDGSAVSVIVDPKSARLQLLEPFSAWEGTDITGLKLLIKAKGKCTTDHISMAGPWLKFRGHLDNISNNMLIGAINYFNNTADSVKNELTGEYGPVPATQRDYKAHGIGSIVVGDENYGEGSSREHAAMEPRHLGVRAILVKSFARIHETNLKKQGMLGITFADSNDYDKIQEDDTFDIVGLTTFAPGEQLTVVLHHKDGSTESFAVNHTYNAQQIEWFKAGGALNIIRRQMAS is encoded by the coding sequence ATGGCTTTTGATTTAGATATGATCAAAAAGGTTTACGATCGCTACAGCACCCGTGTGGCTGCTGCGCGCAAAGCGACCGGTAAACACTTAACTTTAACCGAAAAAATATTATACGCCCACCTTTCTGAAGGCGATGCGCAACAGGCATTTGGCCGCGGTGTTGACTATGTTGACTTTGCACCAGACCGTGTTGCCATGCAGGATGCTACAGCCCAAATGGCGCTGCTGCAATTTATGCAGGCTGGCCGACCGCAGGTTGCAGTACCTTCAACCGTACATTGCGATCACTTGATACAAGCTAAAGTTGGCGCTGATACCGATTTGCAAACTGCAAAGGATGTGAATGCCGAAGTTTATGATTTCCTGGCATCGGTTTCTGATAAATATGGTATTGGTTTCTGGAAACCGGGCGCTGGTATTATTCACCAGGTAGTGTTAGAAAACTATGCTTTCCCGGGTGGAATGATGATAGGTACCGACTCACACACACCTAACGCAGGTGGTTTGGGTATGATAGCCATTGGTGTTGGCGGTGCCGATGCTTGTGATGTTATGGCAGGCCTACCATGGGAGCTAAAATTCCCGAAATTAATCGGTGTTAAATTAACCGGTAAATTATCAGGCTGGACATCAGCTAAAGACGTAATATTAAAAGTTGCCGGTATATTAACCGTAAAAGGTGGTACAGGCGCTATTGTTGAATATTTTGGCGAAGGTGCACGTTCACTATCAGCTACCGGTAAAGGTACCATATGTAATATGGGTGCTGAAATTGGCGCAACAACTTCCATCTTCGGATATGATGAAAAAGCAGCTACTTACCTGAGTGGTACATCACGCGCTGACATTGCTGAGCTTGCTAACGCGATAAAAGAACATTTAACAGGCGACGACGAGGTTTACGCAAACCCTGAACAATATTTTGACCAGGTTATTGAAATAAATCTTTCTGAGCTTGAGCCACATGTAAATGGTCCGTTCACACCGGATCTGGCATGGCCTATCTCAAAATTCGCGACAGCTGTTAAAGAAAACAACTGGCCTGTTAAATTAGAAGTTGGTTTGATAGGTTCATGTACCAACTCATCATACGAGGATATTACCCGTTCGGCTTCAATAGCCAAACAGGCTATTGACAAACACCTGAAAACAAAGGCAGAGTTCACCATCACCCCGGGTTCAGAACTGGTACGTTATACTGTTGAGCGCGATGGTTACTTAGGTACTTTCGAGAGCATGGGTGGTGTGGTATTGGCTAATGCCTGCGGTCCGTGTATCGGCCAGTGGGCCCGTCATACTGATGATCCTACCCGCAAAAACTCTATCATCACTTCATTCAACCGTAACTTTGCAAAACGCCAGGACGGTAACCCTAACACCCACGCGTTCGTAGCATCACCAGAGATCGTAACAGCATTTGCTATTGCAGGTGACCTTACCTTTAACCCGCTTACTGATACCTTAACCAACTTAAATGGCGAACAGGTTAAGTTTGACGAACCAGTTGGTATTGAAATGCCGATAAAAGGTTACGCGGTTGAAGATGCAGGCTACCAGGCCCCAGCTGAAGACGGCAGCGCAGTTAGTGTTATTGTTGATCCAAAATCAGCACGTTTACAATTGTTGGAGCCATTCTCTGCATGGGAAGGCACTGACATCACCGGCTTAAAACTGTTGATCAAGGCTAAAGGTAAATGTACTACCGACCATATCTCAATGGCCGGTCCGTGGTTAAAGTTCCGTGGTCACCTGGATAACATATCAAACAATATGCTGATCGGTGCTATCAACTACTTTAACAATACTGCCGATAGCGTTAAAAATGAATTAACCGGCGAATACGGTCCGGTTCCTGCCACTCAGCGCGATTATAAGGCGCATGGCATAGGCTCAATTGTTGTGGGCGACGAGAACTATGGTGAAGGCTCATCACGTGAGCACGCGGCTATGGAGCCACGCCACTTAGGTGTACGTGCCATACTGGTAAAATCATTTGCCCGTATTCACGAAACCAACCTTAAAAAACAAGGCATGCTGGGCATCACTTTTGCCGACAGCAACGATTACGATAAAATACAGGAAGACGATACATTCGATATTGTTGGTTTAACCACTTTTGCCCCTGGCGAACAGTTAACCGTTGTATTGCACCATAAAGATGGCTCAACAGAATCATTTGCTGTAAACCATACTTACAATGCACAGCAAATAGAATGGTTTAAAGCCGGTGGCGCGTTGAACATTATCAGAAGGCAAATGGCTTCTTAA
- the panC gene encoding pantoate--beta-alanine ligase, whose translation MKIFTKTKEIEEYVLQLRQAGKTTGFVATMGALHQGHLSLIQQAQQSNDVVICSIFVNPTQFNDPADLEKYPRPIAADIQKLEQAGCDVLFNPDVSEIYATHEQWHLNIGELEHLLEGKFRPGHYQGVTQVVYKLFNIVKPDTAYFGQKDYQQVMVISKMVQLLNMPVKLAMCPILREPDGLAMSSRNIHLTADDRLHSLILSKTLNWVKDNFDSTKIIEIKATAEQLISNEPGVELEYLEIVDGDTLHTANQNTKNIVALVAARVGKTRLIDNMIISS comes from the coding sequence ATGAAAATATTTACTAAAACGAAAGAGATTGAAGAATATGTGCTTCAGTTACGCCAGGCGGGTAAAACAACGGGCTTTGTAGCTACTATGGGAGCGCTTCATCAGGGCCATCTTTCGTTAATACAACAGGCACAACAAAGCAATGATGTGGTTATATGCAGCATTTTTGTTAACCCAACGCAGTTTAATGACCCCGCTGATCTTGAAAAATACCCGCGCCCTATAGCCGCTGACATCCAGAAACTGGAGCAGGCAGGGTGTGATGTTCTATTTAATCCGGATGTAAGTGAAATTTATGCTACCCATGAGCAATGGCATTTAAATATAGGCGAACTGGAACATTTACTGGAAGGAAAATTCAGGCCGGGGCATTACCAGGGTGTTACCCAGGTAGTGTATAAGCTGTTTAATATTGTAAAGCCTGATACCGCCTATTTCGGACAAAAAGATTACCAGCAGGTAATGGTGATCAGCAAAATGGTGCAATTATTAAATATGCCGGTTAAATTGGCGATGTGCCCTATACTGCGCGAGCCCGATGGCCTGGCCATGAGCTCAAGGAACATCCATTTAACTGCTGATGACCGCCTGCACTCCCTCATCCTATCAAAAACACTGAATTGGGTAAAGGACAATTTTGACAGTACTAAGATCATAGAAATAAAGGCAACAGCAGAACAGCTCATCAGCAATGAACCCGGTGTTGAGCTGGAATACCTTGAGATTGTTGATGGCGATACTTTGCACACAGCAAATCAAAACACTAAAAATATTGTTGCATTGGTAGCAGCCCGCGTGGGTAAAACCAGGCTGATCGATAATATGATAATTAGTTCATAG
- a CDS encoding quinone oxidoreductase family protein has protein sequence MKAAILYAPGTTPKYGDFADPIVQNDNHLLINVKAAAVKNLDKGIASGQHYSSGAHTQEPRTLGMDGVGVLADGTRVYGFGVTGMIAEKGIIDKRRMVKIPAGLDDITAAALPNAVMGAGAAIHYRAKLQPGEVVLINGATGVTGMVAVQLAKHYGAKKVIVTGRNAESLHKLLSLGADEIISLKQDDEQIIKQVKELHAATPIDVVIDYIWGHPAELVLAALQGTGSTTHKVRYVTVGAMAGDKISLSSGTLRSSDIEISGSGLGSVNADDMKRLFTEMVPEMFQLAADGKLKIETETLELKDIETAWDKEIPSGKRLVILI, from the coding sequence ATGAAAGCAGCAATATTATACGCACCCGGCACAACACCAAAGTATGGTGATTTTGCCGATCCGATAGTACAGAATGATAATCACCTATTAATAAATGTAAAAGCAGCGGCTGTTAAGAACCTTGACAAAGGTATAGCCAGCGGTCAACATTATTCCAGCGGAGCACACACGCAGGAGCCACGCACCTTAGGCATGGATGGTGTTGGTGTTTTAGCTGATGGCACACGGGTATATGGCTTTGGCGTTACCGGCATGATAGCCGAAAAAGGTATTATCGACAAAAGAAGGATGGTGAAAATACCTGCCGGGCTCGATGATATAACCGCCGCAGCATTACCAAACGCAGTTATGGGTGCCGGAGCGGCCATACATTACCGGGCAAAATTACAGCCGGGCGAAGTAGTTTTAATTAACGGCGCAACTGGTGTAACAGGTATGGTTGCCGTACAGCTTGCCAAACACTACGGCGCTAAAAAGGTAATAGTAACCGGCAGAAATGCGGAATCACTTCATAAACTGCTCTCTTTAGGTGCCGATGAGATCATTTCCCTGAAACAGGACGACGAGCAGATTATTAAACAGGTAAAAGAATTGCATGCCGCTACACCAATTGATGTAGTGATAGATTATATATGGGGTCACCCTGCCGAACTGGTACTTGCAGCCTTACAAGGCACAGGCAGTACAACCCACAAGGTTCGCTACGTAACCGTTGGCGCTATGGCCGGCGATAAAATAAGCCTTTCATCAGGTACATTAAGAAGCTCTGATATTGAAATATCAGGCTCAGGATTGGGCAGCGTTAATGCTGATGATATGAAGCGTTTATTTACCGAGATGGTGCCCGAAATGTTCCAGCTGGCAGCAGATGGCAAGCTAAAGATAGAAACCGAAACACTTGAACTGAAAGATATTGAAACTGCCTGGGATAAAGAGATCCCCAGCGGGAAGAGGTTGGTGATATTAATCTAG
- a CDS encoding glycogen/starch synthase has product MGKSKLLFITHEMSPFLELSKISEITRQLPQAMQEKGYEIRILMPRFGNINERRNRLHEVIRLSGMNIIINDNDNPLIIKVASIPAARMQVYFLDNEEYFQRKHVFGDKDGKFYADNDERMIFFCKGALETVKKLGWAPDVIHCHGWMSALVPAYLKTTYKDDPTFKNSKIVYSIYENDFKETLSPDFAQKAIMNDMNETHVEAYKPGTNSALYAGAIQYSDGIVLGSEHIDELVLNNVKNSHKSVMEFNSTSDLENYYNFYDEIANEELAQVV; this is encoded by the coding sequence ATGGGTAAATCTAAGCTTTTGTTTATAACTCATGAAATGTCGCCTTTCCTAGAACTCTCAAAAATTTCTGAAATCACACGTCAGCTCCCGCAAGCAATGCAGGAGAAAGGTTACGAGATTCGTATCCTTATGCCGCGTTTTGGAAATATCAACGAGCGCAGGAACCGTCTGCATGAAGTTATACGTTTATCGGGGATGAATATCATTATTAATGATAATGATAATCCATTAATTATTAAGGTTGCTTCAATTCCGGCGGCCCGTATGCAGGTGTATTTTTTAGATAATGAAGAATATTTTCAGCGTAAACATGTGTTTGGCGATAAAGACGGGAAGTTTTATGCCGACAATGATGAAAGGATGATCTTCTTTTGCAAAGGTGCATTAGAAACTGTTAAGAAATTAGGTTGGGCGCCTGATGTTATCCATTGCCACGGCTGGATGAGCGCATTGGTCCCTGCTTATTTAAAAACAACTTACAAGGACGATCCAACCTTTAAAAATTCTAAAATAGTTTATTCTATTTATGAGAATGATTTTAAAGAGACGCTGAGTCCTGATTTTGCACAAAAGGCAATTATGAACGATATGAATGAAACTCATGTTGAAGCATACAAACCTGGTACAAACTCGGCATTATACGCCGGTGCTATACAATACTCAGATGGAATAGTTTTGGGCAGTGAGCATATTGACGAACTTGTGTTAAATAATGTTAAAAACAGCCATAAATCGGTGATGGAATTTAATTCTACCTCAGATTTGGAAAATTATTACAATTTTTACGACGAAATTGCTAATGAGGAATTAGCACAAGTTGTATAA
- a CDS encoding catalase, with amino-acid sequence METNKKKLTTASGIPYVENENSMTLGPRGPILLQDFILHEKMAHFNRERIPERVVHAKGSGAYGTFTVTHDISKYTRAKVFDTIGKETKVFLRFSTVGGEKGSADTERDPRGFAVKFYTEEGNWDLVGNNTPVFFIKDPKKFGDFIHTQKRDPYTNSKSATMMWDFWSLNPESLHQVTILMSDRGTPYGYRHMDGFGSHTFSFINANNERFWVKFHFKTQQGIKNFTDEEAGEMRGKAPDFAQHDLLTSIDNGDFPKWSLKIQVMPEADAKTYHLNPFDLTKVWPHGDYPLIDVGTLELNENPDNYFAHVEQAAFAPAHVIDGVGYSPDKMLQGRILSYPDAHRHRLGANYEQIPVNKCPFAVNNYQRDGQMRVDGNHGSGPNYFPNSFDDIVADQSYKEPAWDIGNSVADWYDRNAEGENDHYTQPGNLYRLMSEEAKHDLITNITNSMSGIDGPKRDIIVNRQLCHWFRADVGLGMAIAKGLELDLSETMKHMPQTV; translated from the coding sequence ATGGAAACAAACAAAAAGAAGCTTACTACGGCATCGGGCATTCCGTACGTAGAAAATGAAAACTCCATGACCCTTGGCCCACGCGGGCCGATATTGCTGCAGGATTTCATTTTACATGAGAAAATGGCTCATTTTAACCGCGAACGTATCCCTGAGCGTGTAGTACATGCCAAAGGTTCGGGCGCATATGGCACTTTTACTGTTACACACGATATTTCTAAATATACCCGCGCTAAGGTTTTTGATACCATTGGTAAAGAAACCAAAGTTTTTCTGCGTTTTTCAACCGTTGGCGGCGAAAAGGGTTCGGCTGACACTGAGCGCGACCCGCGTGGTTTTGCGGTTAAGTTTTATACCGAAGAAGGTAACTGGGACCTGGTAGGTAACAATACACCGGTATTCTTTATAAAAGATCCTAAAAAGTTCGGTGATTTTATCCATACACAAAAACGCGACCCATATACCAACTCTAAAAGCGCAACCATGATGTGGGATTTCTGGTCGCTGAACCCGGAGAGTTTACACCAGGTTACCATCCTGATGTCGGACCGGGGTACGCCTTACGGTTACCGCCATATGGATGGCTTTGGAAGCCATACCTTCTCCTTTATCAATGCCAATAATGAGCGTTTCTGGGTGAAGTTCCATTTCAAGACCCAACAGGGTATCAAAAACTTTACCGATGAGGAAGCTGGCGAAATGCGTGGCAAAGCGCCTGATTTCGCACAGCATGACCTGTTAACTTCAATTGATAATGGCGATTTCCCGAAATGGAGCCTTAAAATACAGGTAATGCCGGAGGCTGATGCCAAAACATATCACCTTAATCCATTCGACCTTACTAAAGTTTGGCCGCATGGCGATTATCCTTTGATTGATGTTGGCACATTGGAACTGAATGAAAACCCGGATAATTACTTTGCACACGTAGAACAGGCTGCTTTTGCACCGGCACACGTAATTGATGGTGTTGGTTATTCACCTGATAAAATGCTGCAGGGCCGTATACTATCATACCCTGATGCACACAGGCACCGTTTAGGCGCTAACTATGAGCAGATCCCGGTTAATAAGTGCCCATTCGCGGTAAACAATTACCAGCGCGATGGCCAGATGAGAGTTGATGGCAACCATGGCAGCGGGCCGAATTATTTCCCTAACAGCTTTGATGATATTGTAGCCGACCAAAGCTATAAAGAACCAGCATGGGATATCGGTAATTCAGTAGCCGACTGGTACGACCGCAATGCTGAAGGCGAAAACGATCATTATACACAACCGGGCAATTTATACCGCTTAATGAGCGAAGAAGCTAAGCACGACCTGATCACCAATATCACCAACTCTATGAGTGGTATTGACGGGCCAAAACGCGATATTATTGTTAACAGGCAGCTTTGCCACTGGTTCAGGGCTGATGTGGGTTTAGGCATGGCGATAGCCAAAGGCCTGGAACTTGATCTGAGTGAAACTATGAAACATATGCCGCAGACGGTGTAG
- a CDS encoding DUF4270 family protein, translating to MKFFRLDLLTLLISLFILNSCKNQDSIGLPAGSSSQLTGSLVDTATIFTNTTTDDSVVTSGISKSPMGYFVDPAMGTTTANLITDLNLPGSAAYTIPTGTVVVDSAILILQYDAGFYGDSLTSKYKVNVYQLAERPYSANEPYYNTKVWSYNSSALLGSRSFYSRTHDTLKVDTIVSGGPDTLVKVAPQLRVPIDVNFIHNILFGTGAQVTTNLLFKNQVKGLYITIDPTQTTGAGGIFMIKNPATYSSIAIYERTINGSTIDTGLVTLPISVYASQISHNYSAQVKAALNHTTPSDTTIYLQGLGGLRSKISFPYIQNLFKSLGGGSNVVINRAELVLTPVASSDIPAYLTPQIKLSLYRYDIAHQRTTIEDATSTDSRSYSVGLFGGFYSATTNNYHFLVTSYLQDLITGKTIDYGTFIGPIDYTNTTSVDVAATPETAGRTVAVGNSKTSPYRIKLNVIYTKIPKQ from the coding sequence ATGAAATTTTTCCGATTAGACTTATTAACGCTGTTGATAAGTCTTTTTATTTTGAATAGCTGTAAAAATCAGGATAGCATTGGTTTACCTGCAGGTTCAAGTAGTCAGTTAACGGGCTCGTTAGTTGATACCGCTACGATATTTACCAATACTACTACTGATGATTCAGTTGTAACGTCAGGTATTTCAAAATCGCCGATGGGGTACTTTGTGGATCCTGCAATGGGGACAACTACTGCAAACCTTATAACCGATTTAAACTTACCCGGCAGCGCGGCTTATACCATACCAACGGGTACCGTCGTAGTTGATTCGGCCATATTGATATTGCAATATGATGCCGGTTTTTATGGTGACTCGCTCACCTCAAAATACAAGGTTAATGTTTACCAACTGGCTGAAAGACCATACAGCGCCAATGAACCTTATTATAATACCAAAGTTTGGAGTTATAATTCAAGTGCTTTACTTGGCAGCCGGTCTTTTTATTCCAGAACACATGATACCCTTAAGGTTGATACTATTGTAAGCGGCGGTCCCGATACACTTGTAAAGGTTGCACCACAATTAAGGGTGCCAATAGATGTGAATTTTATACACAATATATTATTTGGCACAGGAGCACAGGTAACTACAAACCTCCTTTTCAAAAATCAGGTTAAAGGTCTTTATATAACTATTGACCCAACACAAACTACGGGTGCCGGCGGTATATTTATGATCAAGAACCCGGCTACATATTCCAGTATAGCTATATATGAACGCACTATAAATGGTTCTACAATTGATACCGGTTTGGTTACCTTACCTATATCAGTTTACGCGTCGCAAATAAGTCATAATTATTCGGCACAAGTTAAAGCCGCGTTAAACCATACAACACCATCCGATACTACAATTTATTTGCAGGGCCTGGGCGGGTTACGATCAAAAATCAGTTTCCCATACATCCAGAACCTGTTTAAATCATTGGGTGGAGGCAGCAATGTTGTTATAAACAGGGCTGAGCTGGTTTTAACACCGGTAGCGTCATCTGATATTCCGGCTTATCTTACCCCGCAGATAAAGCTAAGTTTGTACAGGTATGATATAGCGCACCAGCGTACTACCATTGAGGATGCAACATCAACTGATTCGCGTTCTTATAGTGTAGGCTTGTTTGGTGGTTTCTACAGTGCAACTACCAATAATTATCATTTCCTGGTTACCTCTTATCTGCAAGACCTGATAACAGGAAAAACCATTGATTACGGAACATTTATAGGGCCTATTGATTATACCAATACCACATCAGTTGATGTAGCTGCCACGCCTGAAACCGCCGGCCGCACAGTAGCTGTAGGTAATAGCAAAACATCGCCTTACCGTATAAAACTAAACGTTATATATACCAAAATACCAAAACAATAA
- the panD gene encoding aspartate 1-decarboxylase, with protein MIIEVLKSKIHRARVTQAELNYVGSITIDEDLMDAANIIANEKVQIVNNNNGARFETYVIKGERGSGTICLNGATARLAQVGDVVIIMSYGYMEMDEARTYEPIAIFPDIDNKLIK; from the coding sequence ATGATTATTGAGGTATTAAAATCAAAGATCCATCGTGCCCGGGTAACTCAGGCTGAACTGAATTATGTAGGCAGCATTACGATTGATGAAGATTTAATGGATGCGGCAAACATAATTGCCAATGAGAAGGTACAAATTGTAAATAATAATAATGGTGCCCGCTTTGAAACCTATGTTATAAAAGGCGAACGCGGCAGCGGCACTATATGCCTTAACGGCGCTACCGCCAGGCTTGCCCAGGTTGGCGATGTGGTGATCATCATGTCATATGGTTATATGGAAATGGATGAGGCACGCACCTACGAGCCGATAGCTATTTTCCCGGATATTGATAATAAGCTGATAAAATAA
- a CDS encoding Crp/Fnr family transcriptional regulator: MFFQFKDKFPHLIQHWDAYIGMHKRIEVPARTVLLHEGDISKRSFIVEKGCLRVWFNNNGKDTTFQFFFEGEGLASLESFRKNIPGMFTIETIEPCILYVLEKKDYETIMVSLNKEVDFLNEMINVLFERQLHYMKQFLSFIRDTPQQRYLNLLTEKPQIIQRVPQHYIASYLGITTVHLSRIKSRLLKEKHI; this comes from the coding sequence ATGTTCTTTCAGTTTAAAGATAAGTTCCCACATTTAATACAGCATTGGGATGCCTATATAGGTATGCACAAGCGGATTGAAGTACCGGCGCGGACTGTTCTTTTACATGAAGGCGATATATCCAAAAGATCGTTCATTGTTGAAAAAGGCTGCTTGAGGGTTTGGTTCAACAATAACGGGAAAGACACCACATTTCAATTCTTTTTTGAGGGCGAGGGCCTGGCATCGCTTGAAAGCTTCCGGAAAAATATTCCGGGCATGTTCACTATTGAAACAATTGAACCCTGTATACTTTACGTACTGGAAAAAAAAGACTATGAAACCATAATGGTATCCCTGAACAAGGAAGTTGATTTTTTGAATGAAATGATAAATGTTTTATTTGAAAGGCAGTTGCATTATATGAAGCAGTTCCTCTCATTTATCCGCGATACGCCGCAGCAGCGTTACCTTAACCTGCTCACCGAAAAGCCACAGATCATTCAGCGGGTGCCCCAGCATTATATTGCCTCGTATCTGGGTATTACTACCGTACACCTGAGCCGTATAAAAAGCAGGCTACTGAAAGAAAAACATATTTGA